The Grus americana isolate bGruAme1 chromosome 8, bGruAme1.mat, whole genome shotgun sequence genome includes a region encoding these proteins:
- the RGS18 gene encoding regulator of G-protein signaling 18 isoform X2, with amino-acid sequence MENPLLLFPQLNISASKDKSYYKVMKSTIKEEPHKASKPGAKQKRNRLSLLLQKSEFHEGDQLGKPGNLTKAASVSPEEAVKWGESFDKLLSEKAGLDAFTKFLKTEFSEENIEFWIACEDYKKSKTAHELLPKAKTIYETFIQKDAPKEVNLDFQTKEVTSQNIEKPIITTFDAAQNTVYRLMEQDSYPRFLRSDPYLNLVKGRNPSRPTLRRRSRSFTVNDFQGVRPDFTVW; translated from the exons ATGGAGAACCCGCTTCTTTTATTCCCCCAACTAAACATTTCTGCTTCAAAGGATAAATCCTATTACAAAGTCATGAAATCAACAATTAAAGAAGAGCCACATAAAGCAAGCAAGCCTGG AGctaagcagaagagaaataggCTGAGCCTTCTCCTGCAGAAATCTGAATTCCATGAAGGTGACCAGCTTGGTAAACCTGGAAACTTGACAAAAGCAGCAAG CGTCTCTCCTGAAGAAGCAGTGAAGTGGGGAGAATCTTTTGACAAACTGCTTTCTGAGAAAG CTGGATTGGATGCCTTTACGAAGTTTCTGAAAACTGAGTTCAGTGAGGAGAACATCGAGTTCTGGATAGCTTGCGAGGattacaagaaaagcaaaactgcacATGAACTTTTGCCAAAAGCTAAGACCATTTATGAAACGTTCATACAGAAAGATGCTCCAAAAGAG GTGAATTTGGACTTTCAAACCAAAGAAGTCACAAGTCAGAATATTGAAAAGCCCATCATCACCACCTTCGATGCTGCACAAAACACAGTCTACAGGCTGATGGAGCAAGACAGCTACCCACGCTTCTTAAGATCTGATCCTTATTTAAATTTGGTTAAGGGGAGAAATCCCAGCCGTCCTACCCTTAGGAGACGGTCACGGTCTTTTACTGTCAATGATTTCCAGGGCGTACGCCCAGACTTTACCGTTTGGTAA
- the RGS18 gene encoding regulator of G-protein signaling 18 isoform X1: MENPLLLFPQLNISASKDKSYYKVMKSTIKEEPHKASKPGAKQKRNRLSLLLQKSEFHEGDQLGKPGNLTKAASSVSPEEAVKWGESFDKLLSEKAGLDAFTKFLKTEFSEENIEFWIACEDYKKSKTAHELLPKAKTIYETFIQKDAPKEVNLDFQTKEVTSQNIEKPIITTFDAAQNTVYRLMEQDSYPRFLRSDPYLNLVKGRNPSRPTLRRRSRSFTVNDFQGVRPDFTVW; this comes from the exons ATGGAGAACCCGCTTCTTTTATTCCCCCAACTAAACATTTCTGCTTCAAAGGATAAATCCTATTACAAAGTCATGAAATCAACAATTAAAGAAGAGCCACATAAAGCAAGCAAGCCTGG AGctaagcagaagagaaataggCTGAGCCTTCTCCTGCAGAAATCTGAATTCCATGAAGGTGACCAGCTTGGTAAACCTGGAAACTTGACAAAAGCAGCAAG CAGCGTCTCTCCTGAAGAAGCAGTGAAGTGGGGAGAATCTTTTGACAAACTGCTTTCTGAGAAAG CTGGATTGGATGCCTTTACGAAGTTTCTGAAAACTGAGTTCAGTGAGGAGAACATCGAGTTCTGGATAGCTTGCGAGGattacaagaaaagcaaaactgcacATGAACTTTTGCCAAAAGCTAAGACCATTTATGAAACGTTCATACAGAAAGATGCTCCAAAAGAG GTGAATTTGGACTTTCAAACCAAAGAAGTCACAAGTCAGAATATTGAAAAGCCCATCATCACCACCTTCGATGCTGCACAAAACACAGTCTACAGGCTGATGGAGCAAGACAGCTACCCACGCTTCTTAAGATCTGATCCTTATTTAAATTTGGTTAAGGGGAGAAATCCCAGCCGTCCTACCCTTAGGAGACGGTCACGGTCTTTTACTGTCAATGATTTCCAGGGCGTACGCCCAGACTTTACCGTTTGGTAA